The following coding sequences are from one bacterium window:
- a CDS encoding sigma-54 dependent transcriptional regulator: MATVLVVDDEANILKVFAARLKQRGHTVLTSLSAEEALKRLKADNVDVLISDYVLPGKSGMDLLRAVKSIHPKLPVIMMTAYGSIEMAVEAMKQGAYDYLTKPVDYNEMFVLVERALTERDLTSPARLEAASECEFAGMIGSAPEMQDVFDTIRRVADSRATMLIVGESGTGKELIARALHYTSIRKNAPFVAVNCTAIPETLLENELFGHEKGSYTGAYRRDKGKFELADGGTLFLDEIAGVSLSVQAKLLRVLQERCFQRIGGSTDVQVDIRVEASTQKDLEDLIRQGKFREDLYYRLNVITIKVPPLRSRKEDIPLLAKHFLKKYADENSKSITLFAPAVMRALVNYDWPGNVRELENAVERAAVMCTSDRIVPENIRQSIMSASGSDDLVRDMPSGGIDFREVERGIILRALEANGWNQTNTAKYLKISRKQLRTKMRHHGLLAEASAGGDDA; encoded by the coding sequence GTGGCAACAGTTTTGGTTGTTGACGACGAGGCCAACATATTGAAAGTCTTTGCCGCTCGGCTCAAGCAGCGTGGGCACACCGTTTTGACGAGTCTCTCTGCGGAGGAGGCTTTGAAAAGACTCAAAGCAGATAATGTTGATGTGCTTATCTCGGACTACGTGTTGCCGGGCAAGAGCGGAATGGACCTCTTACGGGCGGTCAAGAGTATCCATCCCAAGTTGCCGGTCATAATGATGACGGCCTATGGCAGCATTGAGATGGCAGTTGAGGCGATGAAACAGGGCGCCTACGACTACCTGACGAAACCGGTTGACTACAACGAGATGTTCGTTCTAGTCGAGCGCGCGCTGACTGAACGGGACTTGACCTCGCCAGCGAGGCTCGAGGCTGCTTCTGAGTGCGAATTTGCTGGGATGATAGGCTCTGCTCCCGAGATGCAAGATGTCTTCGACACCATCCGCCGTGTTGCAGACAGCCGCGCCACAATGCTCATAGTCGGCGAGAGCGGCACAGGAAAAGAGCTGATCGCTCGGGCGCTTCACTACACGAGCATTCGAAAGAACGCGCCATTCGTCGCTGTCAACTGCACGGCGATTCCGGAGACGCTGTTGGAGAATGAGTTGTTTGGCCATGAGAAAGGCTCATATACGGGAGCCTATCGTCGGGACAAGGGTAAGTTCGAGTTGGCGGACGGCGGGACGCTTTTTCTCGATGAGATCGCTGGAGTAAGTCTCTCCGTGCAGGCGAAGTTGCTGCGAGTCCTTCAGGAGCGGTGTTTCCAGCGCATCGGAGGCTCTACGGACGTCCAGGTCGATATACGGGTTGAGGCATCAACCCAAAAAGACCTCGAAGACTTGATTCGTCAGGGCAAGTTTCGAGAGGACCTATACTACCGGCTGAACGTGATCACGATTAAGGTTCCTCCGCTTCGGTCCAGGAAGGAGGACATACCGCTTCTGGCCAAGCATTTCCTCAAGAAGTATGCCGACGAGAACTCCAAGAGCATCACGTTGTTTGCCCCGGCGGTGATGCGGGCGCTTGTGAACTACGACTGGCCCGGCAACGTCAGGGAGCTCGAGAACGCTGTGGAGAGGGCGGCCGTCATGTGCACATCCGACAGGATAGTCCCAGAGAACATAAGGCAGTCAATTATGTCCGCCTCGGGCTCGGATGACTTGGTCCGTGACATGCCTTCTGGCGGCATTGATTTCAGAGAGGTAGAAAGGGGCATTATTCTGAGAGCGCTCGAGGCCAACGGCTGGAATCAGACCAACACCGCGAAGTACCTCAAAATAAGTCGAAAACAACTTAGGACGAAAATGAGACATCACGGCCTGCTGGCTGAGGCCTCGGCCGGCGGCGATGACGCTTAG
- the pyrF gene encoding orotidine-5'-phosphate decarboxylase produces MDASKLFVALDTDSADDALSIVDELSGIVSSFKIGSALFTLAGVTIVDTLVSNGLNVFLDLKFHDIPSVIAKASVNLAEMGVRLMTLHTLGGLEMMKAAAGNVREVWDDKPHRPLLMGVTLLTSLDQRALSEELSCRRSLEEQVIHLAGLAREAGLDGVVASGRELEALKREFGTELKVLVPGIRPAGGQDDQKRTITPARAVELGADFLVVGRPITRAKNPRAAAEAIVTEMLG; encoded by the coding sequence ATGGACGCATCAAAACTCTTTGTGGCGCTTGACACAGATTCTGCGGATGACGCTCTATCAATCGTTGATGAGCTCTCGGGAATCGTCTCGTCATTCAAGATAGGAAGCGCACTTTTCACACTCGCTGGCGTCACGATCGTGGATACGCTGGTGTCGAATGGACTGAACGTGTTTTTGGACCTGAAATTTCACGATATTCCTTCCGTCATCGCAAAAGCTTCCGTGAACCTGGCCGAAATGGGCGTTCGGCTCATGACGCTGCATACGCTTGGGGGCCTTGAGATGATGAAGGCGGCCGCGGGGAACGTGAGAGAGGTCTGGGACGACAAGCCTCACAGGCCGCTTCTGATGGGAGTAACGCTCCTCACAAGCCTGGACCAACGTGCCCTTTCCGAAGAGCTTTCATGTCGGCGATCGCTTGAAGAGCAGGTCATCCACCTCGCCGGACTTGCCAGGGAAGCAGGACTCGACGGCGTTGTTGCTTCCGGGCGCGAGCTCGAGGCATTGAAGAGGGAGTTTGGGACAGAGCTTAAGGTGCTAGTGCCGGGGATCAGACCCGCCGGTGGCCAGGACGACCAGAAGAGAACCATCACACCTGCCCGGGCTGTCGAGCTCGGCGCGGACTTCCTCGTCGTTGGCAGACCGATCACTAGAGCCAAGAACCCCCGGGCGGCGGCCGAGGCAATAGTCACTGAGATGTTGGGTTGA